The DNA segment CAAAAGAAGTAACCATTGGGTACTTAGCTCAAAACACAGGATTAGAATCCAAATTGACCATTTGGGACGAAATGTTAACCGTATTTGAACCCCTTCAAATCATGGAAAAATCGCTCCGCAAACTGGAAGAGCAAATGGCCGAGCCTTCTGTGTTTGAAGACCCAAGCAAGTACGAACGGGTGCTGAAAGAATATGATACCCTCCAGGTACAATTCAAGGAACAGGGCGGATACCAGTTTGAAGCTGACATTCGCTCGGTTCTACACGGTTTAAATTTCCAGGATCATTCTCTCATGATTGCTAGTTTAAGCGGTGGTCAAAAAACCCGCCTTGCTTTGGGGAAATTACTGCTAACAAAACCTGATATTTTAATATTGGACGAGCCTACCAACCATCTGGATATTGATACCCTTTCATGGCTGGAGCAATATTTGCAGGGGTATGATGGCGCGATCTTAATCGTCTCTCATGACCGCTACTTCTTAGATAAAGTCGTGAATCAGGTCTATGAAGTATCCCGCAAGCAAATCCAACGTTTTCCGGGTAACTATAGTTCTTACCTTGAACAAAAAGCGGCCAATTATGAGCGCAATTTGAAGGTTTATGAAAAACAACAGCAAGAGGTCGCTAATTTACAGGATTTTATCCAACGGAATCTAGCGAGAGCGTCCACCACCAAACAAGCGCAAAGCCGCCGGAAAAAGCTTGAGAAAATGGACATAATGGACCGACCTCTTGGTGATGAAAAGTCTGCCACTTTCGCTTTTGAAATTGAAAGACAAACCGGGAATGATGTATTAACTGTCGATTCTCTTGCTGTGGGCTACAGTGGTGAGAAGGTATCTGAGGCGATCTCGTTCCGGGCCTTTAAGGGAGAAAGCATTGCTCTTGTGGGTCCAAATGGAATTGGTAAGTCTACGCTTTTAAAAACGATTATTAAGAAGCTCCCTGCCCTTGCCGGAACTATCCATTATGGAACAAACCTTTCCATTGGCTATTACGATCAGGAACAGGCGGAATTAACCTCTAATAAGCGTGTATTAAATGAGCTTTGGGATGATTATCCACTGAAAAATGAAAAAGAAATCCGAACCGTTCTTGGAAACTTCTTATTCTCTGGTGATGATGTGTTAAAAATAGTCTCCACTCTTAGCGGCGGGGAGAAAGCTCGATTAGCACTTGCGAAGCTGATGCTAGAAAAGGCCAATGTTCTCATTCTTGACGAGCCTACGAACCACCTGGACCTTGATAGTAAGGAAGTCCTTGAGAATGCACTAATTGATTATCCCGGAACCATTTTGTTTGTGTCCCATGACCGGTATTTTATAAACCGGATTGCCACTAAGGTATTGGAATTAAGCAGACATGGCAGCATGGAGTACCTTGGGGATTATGATTATTATCTTGAAAAGAAGCTCGAGCAGGAAGAATTGGCTGCATTAGCACTAGCTGAATCGTCTAAAAAGGCTGCTCAGCAAGAAGCTTTCGAGAAGAACTCTTATCAACAGGATAAAGAAAGCAAAAAGCTGGAGCGCCAGCGCAAAAGGAAATTAGAAGAAATCGAGTTACGGATTGAAGAGCTTGAGGAACAGATTCAGGAGTGCGAACAGCAGTTATGTAACCCAGAGGTTTTTCAAAATCACGAAAAAGTGTTAGAAATTAACATAAAAAGCGAAAAAGCGAAGGCAGAGCTTGAGCACTTGATGGAAGAGTGGGCTGAGCTGGCAGATTAATAGGAAAAACCGGGCGGATGCGCCCGGTTTTTTTGCTATAGTTATGTCTGTCTATGTACTGGGGGAGTTTTTTCTACACACTTTTGTTGTTTTTCTACACAAATCAGCGATATTTCTACACACTTTCCGATTATTTCTACACATTTTTCAATTTTTTCTACACACTTTCATCATTTATCTACAAATTTTAATAAAACCGCCCTTTTTCCACAGCCTTATCTACATTTCAAAGCTTACTATTTCAGTTACTCCACACACTTTTCCACATTATCCACAGTAAATACTGTTTTTATCCACATTATCCACATTATCACATGCACTTATCCACATTTTTTCATGATGAGACTTTTTTAGAAAATAATTATCCACAAAAACACTCGTTTTTAAATGCAAAGTAATTACACTGCAAAAAAAAGATTTCTTATCTGGGAAGTCTTTTTATCCACAACTAATTGCAAATTGGCTCTTTTGTTTACATTCTATTTCAATAAACCCATTAAAAAGTTTTATGCCCACCACATATCGACGTTCTTCTCTTTAAAAAGGGAACCTTTTAGCAGAGTGATGGCTTTACCTAAACCTTCATCAATGGATGCTAACATGTCTTCGTGTTCAATCGATAGGACATAATCATATCCAACCGCACGAAGTATACTGACAATGTCTTTCCAAACCTTTTCTTCCTGACCATAACCAACCGAACGAAACGACCAGGAGCGATTGACGATTTCACTATAGTGCTTTGTATCTAAAACACCATTTTTTCGGATATTGGAATCGTCTAAATAGGTGTCCTTTGCATGGAAGTGGAAAATCGCTTTCTCTCGACCTAAAGTTTTAATAGCTTCAACAGGATCAATTCCTTGCCAGATTATGTGGCTCGGATCAAAGTTTGCTCCAATATTATTACCTGCATGCTCTCTAATCTTCAAAAGAGTTTCCGGGTTGTATACGACAAATCCTGGATGCATTTCAAAAGCTACCTTTATTCCATGCTCTTTCGCAAATTGCGCTTCTTCCTTCCAATAAGGAATAACTTGTTCATTCCATTGCCAGTTCAAAATTTCCAAAAAATCCGGCGGCCAAGCGCAGGTCACCCAATTTGGGTATTTCGCACCAGGATGATCACCTGGACACCCCGAAAACGTATTGACAACCGGTACTTCTAATTGTTCAGCAAGCAACACCGTTTTACGCCATACATCATGTGCTTTTTGAGCAATGGTTTGATCGGGATGGAGTGGATTCCCATGACAGCTTAGAGCACTAACCATCAACCCTCTGCTTTCCACTGCCTTTTTAAACGCCTTTATTTTTTCCTGTTCATCTAGTAATACATCTGGATTACAATGATGATTCCCAGGATAATTTCCCGTACCTAATTCAATCGCTTCAATCCCTAGCTCACACATCTTATCCAACATCGCATCAAAAGACAAGCCCTGATAAGGAACAGTAAAGAGACCTAATTTCACTGTTGCACCCCCTGTTCCACTTGCACCATTGTCCATTTTTGATGCTCATGACTTTCTAAGATTGCATCCGTAATAAGCATTGATAGATGACCATCTTCAAAGGTTGCAAATGTAGGTCGATCGGTCGATAAATTTTTTCCATCACGAATAAAAGAATAGAAATGTAACATCATATTTTTCAATGCATCTGGCCAGCCTTCGTTATGCCCTCCAGGATGGTGAATAGCTGAATTCACGTCTGGATTGAACAATCCAGGATCTGCAAGTAACACTCCATTCGGACTATTTCGATTACCAATCCAAATTTTTTCAGGTTCTTCTTGGTTCCAAAATGCAGAACCAAGGCTACCATTAATTTCAAAACTTAACCGATTTTTCCGTCCAGCGCTTACCTGTGAAACAGTAAATACACCACGTGTTCCATCATCAAATCGAACGAGAACAGATGCAAGATCTTCTGTATTTACGGGAACATCTTCAAATTGCTGTTCCTGAGCTTCCCTAGTTCCAGCGTTCACTCCAAACGTAGCAGCATTCTGTTTTGGCCTTTTTCGGGTCGGATGGACCGTGCCCAAATCTGCAAATACCTCAGCAATCTTCTTTCCTGTTACATATTGAACCGTATCACACCAGTGGGAACCAATATCTGCCACTGCACGTGATTTTCCGCCAACTTCAGGTGCTAAACGCCAATTGTAATCTGTTTCATATAAAAGCCAATCTTGAAGATAACTGCCATGAACAAGGTTTATTTTTCCTAACTCCTCATTTCGAACCATGGATTCTAGTTGGCGGACTGATGGGAATTGTCTATAGTTAAAATTAACACCATGAACCACTTGATGTTCTCGTGCCAATGCTAACAATTCAGCCGATTGTTGGCTAGAAACGGCAAGCGGTTTTTCCGAAAGCACATGCTTACCCGCTAAAATGATCTCTTTATTAATTTGAAAATGAAGGTGATTCGGTGTACAATTGTGTACCACCTGAATTTCTTCATCCTGCAGCATGTCCTTGTAATCACCATATGCCTTAGGAATACCAAGCTCAGCTGCTTTTTTTTCAGCAGCCTCCTGATTTGACTCTGCTAGACCAATCACTTCTACAAACCCTAGTCGTCTCACTGCCTCTATATGTGTTGGTCCAATAAAACCTGTCCCGATTATTCCCACCTTTATTTTTTCCATTTTGATATTCTCCTCCCCTGAATGATGAATTATTTAGAAACGGCTTTTTTCCCGAAGGCAACAGCAAGAATGATAATCAAACCTTTAATAATCATTTGTTGACTGACATCAAGCCCCATAATAATTAGGCCGTTATTAATCGTTCCAATCATAAGGGAACCAATAACAGTTCCAATAACTGTTCCCACTCCGCCAAAAAGACTAGTTCCGCCAAGAATGACAGCCGCGATAACTGATAACTCATCCCCTTCACCGAAGGTAAATCTTCCTGCATGCATCCGCCCAGCATATAAAATTCCAGCGAATCCAGCCATTAAACCCGTTCCTAAAAAGACCATTAGTTTAATTTTTGCTGTCTTTACTCCAGAAAATTTAGCTGCATTTTCATTTCCACCTGTTGCTAAGGTCTGTCTTCCAAATGCTGTTTTTCGTAAAAGAACATGCCCTACGATTGTTACTAGGAGCGTCCAAATTAATAGAATGGGCACAGTGCCAATATCTCCAGAACCGAATAAGAAGTTAAAATTAACATCTACAATTGGGACCGGTGCGGTATTTGTAACCCACATCGCCGCACCCTTTATAATACCC comes from the Neobacillus sp. PS2-9 genome and includes:
- a CDS encoding ABC transporter permease codes for the protein MLSKDIKVNEPTIRTNPQLKKKFEWRNYIVYFAFIGVLIYFSMTLLDDGFLSSTNLLNIVRQTAMISIMAVAMTFVISTGEIDLSVGSVTALSSLTAALALQAGFGIVGGLIAGVGTGLIIGLINGLLITKVAIPSFLVTLGMMGIIKGAAMWVTNTAPVPIVDVNFNFLFGSGDIGTVPILLIWTLLVTIVGHVLLRKTAFGRQTLATGGNENAAKFSGVKTAKIKLMVFLGTGLMAGFAGILYAGRMHAGRFTFGEGDELSVIAAVILGGTSLFGGVGTVIGTVIGSLMIGTINNGLIIMGLDVSQQMIIKGLIIILAVAFGKKAVSK
- a CDS encoding sugar phosphate isomerase/epimerase; translated protein: MKLGLFTVPYQGLSFDAMLDKMCELGIEAIELGTGNYPGNHHCNPDVLLDEQEKIKAFKKAVESRGLMVSALSCHGNPLHPDQTIAQKAHDVWRKTVLLAEQLEVPVVNTFSGCPGDHPGAKYPNWVTCAWPPDFLEILNWQWNEQVIPYWKEEAQFAKEHGIKVAFEMHPGFVVYNPETLLKIREHAGNNIGANFDPSHIIWQGIDPVEAIKTLGREKAIFHFHAKDTYLDDSNIRKNGVLDTKHYSEIVNRSWSFRSVGYGQEEKVWKDIVSILRAVGYDYVLSIEHEDMLASIDEGLGKAITLLKGSLFKEKNVDMWWA
- a CDS encoding ABC-F family ATP-binding cassette domain-containing protein, producing MILLQVNQLQKYYGADLILSNIKLELQTRDRVALVGRNGAGKSTLLKIIAGHLSHDGGEIIKPKEVTIGYLAQNTGLESKLTIWDEMLTVFEPLQIMEKSLRKLEEQMAEPSVFEDPSKYERVLKEYDTLQVQFKEQGGYQFEADIRSVLHGLNFQDHSLMIASLSGGQKTRLALGKLLLTKPDILILDEPTNHLDIDTLSWLEQYLQGYDGAILIVSHDRYFLDKVVNQVYEVSRKQIQRFPGNYSSYLEQKAANYERNLKVYEKQQQEVANLQDFIQRNLARASTTKQAQSRRKKLEKMDIMDRPLGDEKSATFAFEIERQTGNDVLTVDSLAVGYSGEKVSEAISFRAFKGESIALVGPNGIGKSTLLKTIIKKLPALAGTIHYGTNLSIGYYDQEQAELTSNKRVLNELWDDYPLKNEKEIRTVLGNFLFSGDDVLKIVSTLSGGEKARLALAKLMLEKANVLILDEPTNHLDLDSKEVLENALIDYPGTILFVSHDRYFINRIATKVLELSRHGSMEYLGDYDYYLEKKLEQEELAALALAESSKKAAQQEAFEKNSYQQDKESKKLERQRKRKLEEIELRIEELEEQIQECEQQLCNPEVFQNHEKVLEINIKSEKAKAELEHLMEEWAELAD
- a CDS encoding Gfo/Idh/MocA family oxidoreductase — translated: MEKIKVGIIGTGFIGPTHIEAVRRLGFVEVIGLAESNQEAAEKKAAELGIPKAYGDYKDMLQDEEIQVVHNCTPNHLHFQINKEIILAGKHVLSEKPLAVSSQQSAELLALAREHQVVHGVNFNYRQFPSVRQLESMVRNEELGKINLVHGSYLQDWLLYETDYNWRLAPEVGGKSRAVADIGSHWCDTVQYVTGKKIAEVFADLGTVHPTRKRPKQNAATFGVNAGTREAQEQQFEDVPVNTEDLASVLVRFDDGTRGVFTVSQVSAGRKNRLSFEINGSLGSAFWNQEEPEKIWIGNRNSPNGVLLADPGLFNPDVNSAIHHPGGHNEGWPDALKNMMLHFYSFIRDGKNLSTDRPTFATFEDGHLSMLITDAILESHEHQKWTMVQVEQGVQQ